The Burkholderia cepacia genomic interval GTCATGATCCGGGAGTGCGCCGCTGCCGCGCGCCGTCAGTGCGAGCGGCCGTCGTAGTGCGTGACCGGCAGCGCGTCGAGATCGACACCTTCGAGGCAGCGCACGTTGATCGCGGCCATCGCGGTGCCGTTCGGGTGGACGCCCTCGCCGAACGTGTGAATCCCGCAGCGCTTGCAGAAGCGGTGCTTGATCACGTGCTTGTTGAACATGTAGCTGGCCAGATTCTCTTCCGGCGTCAGCAGGTACAGGCTCGCGCGCGGCACGAACCACATCAGCGCGCCCTTGCGCTGGCAGATCGAGCAGTTGCATGCCATCACGCCCTGCAGGTCGCCTTCCGCCTCGAACTTCACGTCTCCGCAATGACAGCTTCCGCGATAAAGCATGGTCGTCTCCTGTGGCCCGCTCGCTGCGATGCCGCATC includes:
- a CDS encoding GFA family protein, which encodes MLYRGSCHCGDVKFEAEGDLQGVMACNCSICQRKGALMWFVPRASLYLLTPEENLASYMFNKHVIKHRFCKRCGIHTFGEGVHPNGTAMAAINVRCLEGVDLDALPVTHYDGRSH